In one Mucilaginibacter ginsenosidivorax genomic region, the following are encoded:
- a CDS encoding cupin domain-containing protein: MKRNTFLQILSVTSAVLASPVSLIAKSYTMLREKAGYKIDAGTDRFQKPINLFDGDTFYTKVSTKDTDGDLYVYESSRVKKGGPNLHLHYNQDEWWYILEGEFVIKVGDKMHHVKPGDSVFGPRGVPHAFSKVGEGVGRMLTTFQPAGKMEECFIAISEGQMKGKPEAEQDEFRKQHGFERVGPPIDILKAF, encoded by the coding sequence ATGAAACGCAATACTTTCCTTCAAATACTCTCTGTAACAAGCGCTGTTTTAGCCAGCCCGGTTAGCCTAATTGCCAAAAGTTATACCATGCTCAGAGAAAAGGCCGGCTATAAAATAGATGCCGGGACCGATCGCTTTCAGAAGCCTATCAACCTGTTTGATGGAGATACGTTTTACACCAAAGTATCCACCAAAGACACCGATGGCGATTTATACGTGTATGAATCATCACGCGTAAAAAAAGGAGGACCAAACCTCCATCTTCATTATAACCAGGATGAATGGTGGTACATTTTAGAAGGTGAGTTTGTGATAAAAGTGGGCGATAAAATGCACCATGTTAAGCCGGGCGATAGCGTGTTTGGCCCGCGTGGAGTGCCGCATGCATTTTCGAAGGTTGGAGAAGGTGTAGGGCGTATGCTCACTACATTCCAGCCGGCTGGTAAAATGGAAGAGTGTTTTATAGCCATAAGCGAAGGACAAATGAAAGGCAAACCCGAAGCCGAGCAGGACGAATTCAGGAAACAACACGGCTTTGAGCGGGTTGGGCCGCCAATTGACATACTGAAAGCCTTTTAA
- a CDS encoding DUF1579 family protein: MFFTNIAAFAQDKNETGRLAATNENHQLLTSITGSWIFTGKHTFAGSKHKPIEFAGSMVRKALWDNRYFTSEVTGQDIPMPWSNGKLVTLHEMTTEGYDNVKGKFISAYINNEFETGIILLEGSYDPGTKIITYDGETLSPPRGDAPAGAMRKFHVLLKFINDSHYTLEWHESIGGKELFDTVLNFTRQ, from the coding sequence ATGTTTTTCACAAACATAGCGGCTTTTGCACAGGATAAAAATGAAACCGGGCGGCTTGCCGCAACTAATGAAAACCATCAACTACTTACAAGCATTACCGGCTCATGGATATTTACCGGAAAGCATACTTTCGCAGGTAGTAAACATAAACCCATTGAATTTGCCGGCAGTATGGTAAGAAAGGCATTGTGGGATAACCGGTACTTTACATCGGAAGTTACCGGCCAGGATATCCCTATGCCTTGGTCGAACGGAAAGTTGGTTACTTTACATGAAATGACTACTGAAGGATACGATAATGTGAAAGGAAAATTTATAAGCGCCTACATTAACAATGAATTTGAAACAGGTATTATTCTGTTGGAGGGCAGCTACGACCCCGGCACAAAGATAATTACCTATGATGGCGAAACGCTATCTCCTCCAAGAGGCGATGCGCCTGCCGGTGCCATGCGCAAATTTCATGTGCTTCTTAAATTTATAAATGATAGTCATTATACTCTTGAATGGCATGAAAGCATTGGTGGAAAAGAACTTTTTGATACCGTGCTAAATTTTACCCGGCAATAA
- a CDS encoding serine hydrolase domain-containing protein, which yields MKKTFKSEIYRFAAGTLKLIKIAAFAGILLFAGCGKESAPATKTDNGTGTGTGTGTGTGTGTGSGSGSGTVVDTLTPSKIAVTVLDDEVNTFMTTYNVPSVSVAITKGEKLVYLKAYGTSDKSNGTKAMISDRYRLASLSKQFTSVAIMKLLDQGKIKLDDKVFGDGALLGKTYGTKAYGAHITDITVDELLHHTSGGWGNTVNDPMFSNPGMTAAQLITWTLDNRPLDHVPGTNYDYSNFGYCILGRVIEKITSQTYEEAVKTLVLTPIGITDMTIGGNTFVQKLPKEVTYYGQSGEDPYAYNISRMDSHGGWVATAADLARFLVYIDKFPVRTDILSSTALTTMYTGSTANAAYGCGWAIAGKNYFHQGSLPGTATEQARLDNGFNFVILTNTRSFKVNFDNDLDQIFWKAYAKNPTWATDDLFIK from the coding sequence ATGAAAAAAACTTTTAAATCGGAAATTTACCGCTTTGCGGCGGGTACTTTAAAACTTATAAAAATAGCTGCATTTGCTGGCATCCTGCTTTTCGCCGGCTGTGGTAAAGAGTCGGCCCCGGCAACCAAAACAGACAACGGAACTGGGACCGGAACCGGAACCGGAACGGGAACGGGTACTGGTACCGGAAGCGGAAGCGGAAGCGGAACCGTAGTTGATACTCTTACCCCCAGCAAAATTGCTGTAACTGTTTTAGATGATGAAGTAAATACCTTTATGACCACTTATAACGTGCCGTCAGTATCTGTGGCCATCACCAAAGGAGAAAAATTGGTTTACCTGAAAGCGTACGGCACCAGCGATAAATCTAACGGCACCAAGGCGATGATCAGCGATCGTTACCGTTTAGCCAGCCTTTCAAAACAGTTCACGTCGGTGGCTATTATGAAATTGCTTGATCAGGGTAAAATAAAGCTGGACGACAAAGTATTTGGCGATGGTGCTTTATTGGGTAAAACCTATGGTACAAAAGCCTACGGTGCGCACATTACCGATATTACTGTTGATGAACTGCTGCATCATACATCCGGAGGCTGGGGTAATACAGTTAACGACCCAATGTTCAGTAACCCGGGGATGACAGCGGCACAACTCATCACCTGGACCTTAGATAACCGCCCGCTTGACCATGTACCAGGCACAAACTACGACTACTCCAACTTTGGCTATTGCATATTAGGCCGCGTGATAGAAAAAATTACCAGTCAAACTTATGAAGAAGCTGTAAAAACATTGGTGTTAACACCAATAGGAATTACCGATATGACGATTGGCGGTAACACGTTTGTCCAGAAACTACCTAAAGAAGTTACTTATTACGGCCAGAGTGGCGAAGACCCCTATGCCTACAACATCAGCAGAATGGACTCGCACGGGGGATGGGTTGCCACAGCTGCCGACCTGGCCAGGTTCCTGGTATATATTGATAAATTTCCGGTACGAACAGATATTCTTTCTTCAACAGCGTTGACAACCATGTATACAGGCTCGACAGCTAATGCGGCTTATGGATGCGGATGGGCTATTGCCGGCAAAAACTATTTTCACCAGGGAAGTTTACCCGGTACAGCCACAGAGCAGGCCCGGCTGGATAACGGGTTTAACTTTGTGATTTTGACCAATACACGCAGTTTTAAAGTCAATTTTGACAATGACTTAGACCAGATATTCTGGAAAGCTTACGCCAAAAATCCAACCTGGGCCACTGATGACTTATTCATTAAATAA
- a CDS encoding YybH family protein: MKFNSFKLVIVGMCWLYGFKAYSQQTDTTRENPQIRQLIKNYEDAWNRHDPKGLADNYTVDATWVNWFGAYYKGRDDIQFHYQQVHTTYFKATHYYTRAVEDITYPYPNLAISHVRTGLDGDERFPGQTFEFRRMIVLVKRDGTWKILAGQNAKLEKGIK, translated from the coding sequence ATGAAATTCAATAGTTTTAAGTTAGTAATAGTTGGGATGTGCTGGCTGTATGGTTTTAAAGCCTACAGCCAGCAAACAGACACCACCCGGGAAAACCCGCAGATCAGGCAACTGATTAAAAATTACGAAGACGCCTGGAACCGCCACGACCCAAAAGGCCTGGCCGACAACTATACAGTTGACGCCACCTGGGTTAACTGGTTTGGAGCCTATTATAAAGGGCGGGACGATATTCAATTTCATTATCAGCAAGTGCATACCACCTATTTTAAAGCAACGCATTATTATACGCGTGCGGTTGAAGATATTACCTACCCGTATCCTAACCTCGCTATATCACACGTGCGTACAGGCTTAGATGGCGACGAACGTTTTCCGGGCCAAACTTTTGAGTTCAGGAGGATGATTGTACTGGTAAAACGCGATGGCACCTGGAAAATTCTTGCCGGGCAAAATGCCAAACTGGAAAAAGGGATAAAATAA
- the hemW gene encoding radical SAM family heme chaperone HemW: MAGIYIHIPFCKQACHYCDFHFSTSPQYKDELVQALVSEIKLQKNYLNSETVETIYFGGGTPSVLAADEIQLLINTITELHTVASGAEITLEANPDDLDVAKVKAFKQTDVNRFSIGIQSFFDEDLVWMNRAHRARESETAVKRVQDAGFENITADLIYGYPLLTDTKWKQNLDRIFELSIPHVSAYSMTVEPQTALAAFISKKKQPPMNDQQSAAQFMVLMQAMADHGFEHYEISNFALPGKYSKHNSNYWQGVKYLGIGPSAHSYNGEVRQWNIANNAKYTKAIIGGKIPAETETLTEANRLNEYIMTSIRTMWGLSLNRLNAIAKGAADQLQVEAREFFDKEWITEKDGIIYLTATGKLYADNIAAGLFF, from the coding sequence ATGGCCGGCATCTACATACATATCCCCTTTTGCAAACAAGCTTGTCATTACTGCGATTTCCATTTCAGCACATCGCCACAATATAAGGATGAGCTGGTGCAGGCATTGGTAAGCGAAATTAAACTGCAAAAGAATTACCTGAACAGTGAAACAGTTGAGACCATTTACTTTGGCGGCGGCACCCCTTCGGTACTGGCAGCAGACGAAATTCAGCTGCTTATTAATACCATAACAGAACTGCATACCGTTGCCTCAGGTGCCGAAATTACGCTGGAAGCCAACCCGGATGATTTGGATGTGGCCAAAGTAAAGGCGTTTAAACAAACCGATGTAAACCGTTTTAGTATTGGCATCCAATCTTTTTTTGACGAGGATTTAGTTTGGATGAACCGAGCCCACCGGGCCCGCGAATCTGAAACGGCAGTAAAAAGGGTACAGGATGCCGGGTTTGAAAACATTACGGCCGATTTAATTTACGGTTACCCCTTACTCACTGATACCAAATGGAAGCAAAACCTGGATAGGATCTTTGAATTGTCTATCCCACACGTATCCGCTTATTCTATGACGGTAGAGCCGCAAACCGCGCTGGCGGCCTTTATCAGCAAAAAAAAGCAGCCACCCATGAACGATCAGCAAAGCGCCGCCCAGTTTATGGTACTGATGCAGGCCATGGCCGATCATGGTTTTGAGCATTACGAAATATCAAACTTTGCCTTACCGGGTAAATACTCAAAACATAACTCCAACTATTGGCAGGGGGTTAAATACCTGGGCATTGGCCCATCGGCACACTCCTACAATGGCGAGGTTAGGCAGTGGAATATTGCCAATAACGCTAAATACACTAAAGCCATCATAGGCGGCAAAATTCCCGCCGAAACAGAAACCCTTACCGAAGCTAATCGGTTAAACGAATACATCATGACCTCCATCCGTACCATGTGGGGGTTAAGCTTGAACCGGCTAAATGCTATAGCTAAAGGCGCGGCAGATCAACTCCAGGTAGAAGCCCGCGAGTTTTTTGATAAAGAATGGATTACCGAAAAGGATGGTATCATCTATCTGACAGCCACGGGCAAGCTGTATGCCGATAATATAGCTGCCGGTCTCTTCTTCTAA
- a CDS encoding fasciclin domain-containing protein: protein MKKIIFAAIALATFAIAPTVQAQTKMVGGAAMHPTKNIIENAVNSKDHTTLVAAVKAAGLVETLSSAGPFTVFAPTNEAFNKLPAGTVDNLIKPENKTTLTKILTYHVIAGKLSAADLWAKVKAGMGKAELSTMSGGKLTVMAQGKKLYLVDEKGGKSWITIADVNQSNGLIHVVNTVLMPR, encoded by the coding sequence ATGAAAAAAATAATTTTCGCCGCCATTGCATTAGCGACTTTTGCAATAGCCCCCACAGTACAGGCCCAAACCAAAATGGTAGGTGGCGCAGCAATGCATCCAACTAAAAACATTATTGAAAATGCAGTCAATTCAAAAGATCACACCACACTGGTTGCAGCTGTAAAGGCCGCTGGTCTGGTAGAAACATTGTCGTCTGCAGGCCCTTTCACCGTATTTGCACCAACTAACGAGGCTTTTAACAAACTGCCCGCCGGCACAGTTGACAACCTGATTAAGCCAGAAAACAAAACAACCTTAACTAAAATTTTAACATACCACGTTATTGCAGGCAAACTGAGCGCGGCCGACCTATGGGCAAAAGTTAAAGCAGGTATGGGTAAAGCTGAGTTAAGCACCATGAGCGGCGGCAAATTAACCGTTATGGCACAAGGCAAAAAACTATACCTGGTTGACGAAAAAGGCGGTAAATCATGGATCACTATTGCCGATGTTAACCAAAGTAATGGCCTAATTCATGTAGTGAATACTGTTTTAATGCCCCGGTAG